Proteins from a single region of Akkermansiaceae bacterium:
- a CDS encoding PEP-CTERM sorting domain-containing protein (PEP-CTERM proteins occur, often in large numbers, in the proteomes of bacteria that also encode an exosortase, a predicted intramembrane cysteine proteinase. The presence of a PEP-CTERM domain at a protein's C-terminus predicts cleavage within the sorting domain, followed by covalent anchoring to some some component of the (usually Gram-negative) cell surface. Many PEP-CTERM proteins exhibit an unusual sequence composition that includes large numbers of potential glycosylation sites. Expression of one such protein has been shown restore the ability of a bacterium to form floc, a type of biofilm.): protein MKPLLFCCVFCAPFSMAGAAVLTGSVTSSGLGANIDLSARGTLGWAAWNYTSTTTATGGGTIDASSRKSGGPTVGNAGYISAIGVGGTATSIRGVGGTTTTFSFTGGTGAATTFGPATMGGVIAGDLNAVGHGVSLSILGDPSLTYRVSVWVTGQGATGTMTATLPGATTPSLTMVHGNDSRNLGLFTYDFRPDTAGQALNLTYTLTTDNTYLSSHVGIQAVSVEVIPEPSSAIALVGGLALLGLRRRR, encoded by the coding sequence ATGAAACCCCTCCTCTTCTGCTGCGTGTTCTGCGCGCCTTTCTCCATGGCCGGTGCGGCCGTCCTGACCGGATCGGTGACGAGCAGCGGCCTGGGCGCGAACATCGATCTTTCCGCACGCGGGACCTTGGGCTGGGCGGCCTGGAACTACACCTCCACCACCACCGCGACCGGCGGCGGCACGATTGACGCGTCCTCCCGGAAATCCGGAGGCCCCACCGTCGGCAACGCGGGCTACATCAGCGCCATCGGCGTGGGTGGGACGGCCACCTCCATCCGTGGCGTCGGCGGTACCACCACCACGTTTTCGTTCACCGGGGGTACCGGTGCCGCCACCACCTTCGGCCCCGCCACCATGGGCGGCGTGATCGCCGGGGACCTGAACGCTGTCGGCCATGGGGTCTCTCTCTCGATCCTCGGGGATCCCAGCCTGACCTACCGCGTGAGCGTGTGGGTGACCGGCCAGGGAGCCACCGGCACCATGACGGCCACGCTGCCGGGAGCCACCACGCCGAGCCTGACGATGGTCCACGGCAACGACTCGAGAAATCTCGGGCTCTTCACCTACGACTTCCGCCCGGACACCGCGGGCCAGGCCCTGAACCTGACCTACACGCTGACCACGGACAACACCTACCTCAGCTCCCATGTCGGCATTCAGGCCGTGAGCGTGGAAGTCATCCCGGAACCGTCCTCCGCGATCGCCCTGGTGGGCGGCCTGGCGCTGCTGGGCCTGCGCCGCCGGCGCTGA
- a CDS encoding translation initiation factor, with translation MSGKHSGDAGGGKNPPTDPFAALGGLGGLPEGPAPRETPAADAVVKTSKRGQNTNRGRVDIIRQSRGGKGITVAKNFIGISLAEKQELAKKMQKACSVGGTVKDGCIEIQGDKREEMKRILTEAGFRPVFAGG, from the coding sequence ATGAGCGGAAAGCACAGCGGCGATGCGGGCGGAGGAAAGAATCCGCCAACAGATCCTTTCGCGGCGCTTGGGGGGCTGGGTGGCCTGCCTGAGGGTCCCGCGCCCCGGGAAACGCCAGCCGCGGATGCGGTGGTGAAGACGTCCAAACGCGGGCAGAACACGAACCGCGGCCGGGTGGACATCATCCGCCAGAGCCGCGGCGGCAAGGGCATCACCGTGGCGAAAAATTTCATCGGCATCAGCCTTGCGGAAAAGCAGGAGCTGGCGAAGAAGATGCAGAAGGCTTGCAGCGTCGGCGGCACCGTCAAGGACGGCTGCATCGAGATCCAGGGCGACAAGCGGGAGGAAATGAAACGCATCCTCACGGAAGCGGGCTTCAGGCCGGTGTTCGCGGGCGGGTGA
- a CDS encoding diaminopimelate dehydrogenase yields the protein MNQIHVGIVGYGNLGRGAEAAISISQDMELKAVFSRRELDHPLYAAMDGILAWKDKLDVLILCGGSATDLPVQGPELAEHFTIVDSFDTHARIPEYHATVDRAADKSGKIAVISTGWDPGLFSIMRVLFEAVLPQGKEYTFWGKGVSQGHSDAIRRVPGVRDGRQYTIPSDAALEQVRGGGNPDLSTREKHTRVCHVVLEDGADAAAVESEIVSMPNYFADYDTTVNFISPEELQRDHAGLPHGGFVLRSGETTSGNKHLVEFGIKLDSNPEFTSSVLIAYARAAVRLSRRGESGARTVFDIPVGLLSPHSAEELRKAAL from the coding sequence ATGAATCAAATTCATGTTGGGATCGTGGGCTATGGAAATCTTGGGCGGGGCGCGGAGGCGGCCATTTCGATCAGCCAGGACATGGAGCTGAAGGCGGTATTCAGCCGCCGTGAGCTGGATCATCCGCTGTATGCGGCGATGGACGGAATCCTGGCGTGGAAGGACAAGCTGGACGTGCTGATCCTCTGTGGCGGCTCCGCCACCGACCTGCCGGTGCAAGGACCGGAACTGGCGGAGCATTTTACGATCGTGGACAGCTTCGACACCCACGCCCGCATTCCGGAATACCATGCGACGGTGGACCGAGCGGCGGACAAAAGTGGGAAGATCGCCGTCATTTCCACCGGCTGGGATCCGGGCCTGTTCTCGATCATGCGCGTGCTGTTCGAGGCGGTACTGCCTCAGGGCAAGGAATACACGTTCTGGGGCAAAGGGGTAAGTCAGGGCCACTCCGATGCGATCCGCCGGGTGCCCGGTGTGCGGGATGGCCGGCAATACACCATCCCGTCGGACGCGGCGCTGGAACAGGTGCGCGGTGGCGGGAATCCGGATCTGTCCACCCGGGAAAAGCACACCCGCGTTTGCCATGTGGTGCTGGAAGACGGCGCGGATGCGGCGGCGGTGGAAAGCGAGATCGTCAGCATGCCGAACTACTTCGCGGACTATGACACCACCGTGAATTTCATCAGCCCGGAGGAACTGCAGCGCGACCATGCGGGCCTGCCGCACGGAGGATTCGTCCTGCGGTCCGGTGAGACGACGTCCGGCAACAAGCACCTGGTCGAGTTCGGCATCAAACTGGACAGCAATCCGGAGTTCACTTCCAGTGTGCTCATCGCCTATGCCCGCGCGGCGGTCCGTCTTTCCCGGCGCGGGGAAAGCGGCGCCCGCACCGTGTTCGATATTCCGGTGGGACTCCTTTCGCCGCATTCCGCGGAGGAGTTGAGGAAAGCCGCGCTGTGA
- a CDS encoding SDR family oxidoreductase produces the protein MKHVLITGCTRGLGLAMARSFAARGWKVSGCGTKADAAARLAEELGDGHFIRQCDVTSSAEVAAFAQDVMDGPGAPDLLLNNAAVINANAPLWEVPPEEFSRVIDVNLKGIHHVLWAFLPAMTGRGSGVVVNFSSGWGRSTSPEVAPYCCTKWGVEGLTQALSQELPRGMAAVALNPGIIDTEMLQSSFGEDAHDYPDPVTWAKKTVPFLEHLGPQDNGRALTAPQ, from the coding sequence ATGAAACACGTCCTCATCACCGGATGCACGCGTGGCTTGGGCCTCGCAATGGCCCGCTCGTTCGCGGCCCGCGGCTGGAAAGTCTCCGGCTGTGGAACGAAAGCGGATGCAGCCGCCCGGCTGGCGGAGGAGCTGGGGGACGGGCATTTCATCCGGCAGTGCGATGTGACCTCTTCCGCAGAGGTCGCCGCCTTCGCCCAGGATGTGATGGACGGCCCCGGCGCACCGGATCTGCTGCTGAACAATGCGGCCGTCATCAACGCCAACGCCCCGCTGTGGGAGGTGCCACCGGAAGAATTCTCCCGCGTCATCGACGTGAACCTGAAAGGCATCCACCATGTGCTGTGGGCCTTCCTCCCCGCGATGACCGGCCGCGGCAGCGGGGTGGTGGTGAATTTTTCCTCAGGCTGGGGCCGTTCCACCTCACCGGAGGTCGCGCCTTATTGCTGCACGAAGTGGGGCGTGGAAGGACTCACCCAGGCGCTGTCCCAGGAACTCCCCCGCGGGATGGCCGCGGTGGCGCTGAACCCTGGCATCATCGACACGGAGATGCTCCAGAGCAGCTTCGGCGAGGACGCCCATGACTACCCGGATCCCGTCACGTGGGCGAAAAAGACAGTGCCGTTTCTCGAACACCTCGGCCCACAGGACAATGGCAGGGCGCTGACAGCCCCGCAGTAG
- a CDS encoding aminoglycoside phosphotransferase family protein, giving the protein MPLQEPAAAIHAATETARNHGVVPDRCEILQRANTLVLRLTETLVARVVLDLDGPRQGLEWFGRENAVARHLAELGAPVIPMHPDIPPGPHEHSGYPINFWQYVTRVDAEPSPREIGRTLFRCHELLRSFRGELPELAILVESLNLLDTLEEKSAFPASVIRLLRERLVSSLAALRSFPMQPLHGDAHPGNLMNTTGGLLWTDWEDTFSGPVEWDLASIIWNARLLDEDHETADGILSAYEAEGGIIHPDALHHGMVARAAVMTTWYPILYPEPSAERQEKLRRRLEWLETC; this is encoded by the coding sequence ATGCCACTCCAAGAACCCGCCGCCGCCATCCATGCCGCCACGGAAACCGCCAGGAACCATGGCGTGGTTCCGGACCGGTGTGAGATCCTCCAGCGGGCGAACACCCTGGTGTTGCGCCTGACGGAGACATTGGTCGCGCGTGTCGTGCTGGATCTGGATGGTCCGCGCCAAGGATTGGAGTGGTTCGGTCGGGAGAATGCCGTGGCCCGCCACCTCGCGGAGCTGGGGGCACCGGTCATCCCCATGCATCCGGACATCCCTCCCGGCCCGCATGAACACTCGGGCTACCCGATCAATTTCTGGCAATATGTCACGCGGGTGGACGCGGAGCCTTCGCCACGGGAGATCGGCCGGACCTTGTTCCGCTGCCACGAACTCCTGCGCTCGTTCCGCGGTGAACTTCCGGAGCTGGCCATCCTGGTGGAGAGTCTGAACCTTCTGGACACCTTGGAGGAAAAGTCCGCGTTCCCTGCCTCCGTCATCCGGTTGTTGCGGGAGCGGCTGGTTTCCTCGCTGGCGGCATTGCGGAGTTTTCCGATGCAGCCGCTGCATGGCGACGCCCATCCGGGCAACCTCATGAACACCACCGGCGGGCTGCTATGGACGGATTGGGAGGATACCTTTTCAGGTCCAGTGGAGTGGGACCTCGCCTCCATCATCTGGAATGCCCGGCTGCTGGATGAGGACCATGAAACGGCGGACGGCATCCTTTCCGCCTACGAGGCGGAAGGTGGCATCATCCATCCGGACGCGCTGCACCACGGCATGGTCGCACGGGCGGCGGTGATGACCACCTGGTATCCCATCCTCTATCCGGAACCATCTGCGGAGCGTCAGGAAAAGCTCCGGCGGCGGCTGGAGTGGCTGGAGACCTGCTGA
- a CDS encoding sulfatase-like hydrolase/transferase, protein MTSSASPSPGWHRFLTQLAMVVRLILWILVCLCISRGLLVWLNRHAMDGATTGLDYLEAMAVGLRFDGRIAAFLVTPSVILSALCLKFDLTKATRRTTLAAGFIFTILWLLLGTITLGYFREYHNQFDPHVLGVVYDDFDAVVQTIWKTYPVVRGILVLLALMAGLCWLMRRWVLLDIPSRFPAAPRALPGRIAWTLAILFVLVVGLRGAVKGRPVQEKDAGCTGDQVLNRCVVNPFFALHYAIGAHRRLMDQGGLDQYLDEKELMSAFREFAGTDDLKTVDDAFLKKAAGPSGPRPQHIFVVLLESYDGWTMMPAHAAWDIAPNMLRLGEEGARVTRFVAASRSTMTSLSSVISGLADAGVITNERSRPGQPPFATSVAAQMNGLGFETHFFYSGLGTWQRVEDFAKEQGFKHTHMGPDMPNSPGSNEWGVTDRDLYQYIEKTIRPDVPSFSVIMTASNHRPFSIDLAKEGCEVKVPATGYPAFDEGNATLRMLGHHKYSDKCVGEFVERMDAKAPGCFFALTADHWGRAFPGPRPTMMEQALVPLVLWQKGRTFPDLSGVGGSHYDLGATVIELVAPQGASYYAIGRNLLGANPPVHAQSRLWDIGPDSIVAMGGEGRMETLDGKTLAQPPADLPQQLRLYNLVHGLSWWRLIEGNEFPK, encoded by the coding sequence ATGACCTCATCCGCGTCCCCAAGTCCCGGCTGGCACCGGTTCCTCACCCAACTCGCCATGGTGGTCCGCCTGATCCTGTGGATCCTCGTCTGCCTCTGCATTTCACGCGGGCTGCTGGTCTGGCTCAACCGCCACGCCATGGATGGTGCGACCACAGGTTTGGACTATCTCGAAGCCATGGCCGTCGGCCTGCGGTTCGATGGCCGGATCGCCGCATTCCTGGTGACCCCGTCCGTCATTCTCAGCGCGCTGTGTCTGAAATTCGATCTCACGAAGGCGACCCGCCGCACCACGCTGGCCGCGGGTTTCATTTTCACCATCCTGTGGCTGCTCCTCGGCACCATCACGCTCGGTTATTTCAGGGAGTATCACAACCAGTTCGACCCCCACGTGCTGGGCGTGGTCTATGATGACTTCGACGCGGTGGTGCAGACCATCTGGAAGACCTATCCGGTCGTGCGTGGCATCCTGGTGTTGCTGGCGCTCATGGCCGGTCTCTGCTGGCTGATGAGGCGCTGGGTGCTGCTGGATATCCCGAGCCGCTTTCCCGCCGCCCCCCGTGCGCTGCCGGGCAGAATCGCGTGGACGCTGGCGATTCTCTTTGTGCTGGTCGTGGGTCTCCGCGGGGCCGTGAAAGGAAGGCCCGTGCAGGAGAAAGACGCGGGCTGCACCGGTGACCAGGTGCTCAACCGCTGCGTGGTGAATCCGTTTTTCGCCCTGCACTACGCCATCGGCGCGCACCGCAGGTTGATGGACCAGGGTGGGCTGGACCAGTATCTGGACGAAAAGGAACTGATGTCCGCCTTTCGCGAGTTCGCCGGAACGGATGATCTGAAAACGGTGGACGACGCTTTCCTGAAGAAAGCCGCGGGACCGTCAGGACCGAGGCCGCAGCACATCTTCGTCGTGCTGCTCGAAAGCTATGACGGCTGGACGATGATGCCGGCGCATGCCGCGTGGGACATCGCGCCGAACATGCTGCGTCTCGGGGAGGAAGGGGCGCGGGTCACCCGGTTCGTCGCCGCCTCGCGCAGCACCATGACGTCGCTGTCATCCGTCATCTCCGGCCTGGCGGATGCCGGTGTCATCACCAACGAACGCTCCCGCCCCGGGCAGCCTCCGTTCGCCACTTCGGTCGCCGCGCAGATGAACGGCCTCGGTTTTGAAACGCACTTCTTCTACTCCGGTCTGGGCACCTGGCAGAGGGTGGAGGATTTCGCGAAAGAACAGGGCTTCAAGCACACCCACATGGGACCGGACATGCCCAACAGTCCCGGCTCGAACGAATGGGGCGTCACCGACCGTGACCTCTACCAATACATCGAGAAGACCATCCGCCCGGACGTTCCCAGCTTCAGCGTGATCATGACCGCCTCCAACCACCGGCCGTTCAGCATCGATCTGGCGAAGGAAGGTTGCGAGGTGAAGGTGCCGGCGACTGGCTACCCGGCCTTCGACGAGGGAAATGCCACCCTGCGGATGCTGGGCCACCACAAGTACTCCGACAAATGCGTGGGCGAGTTCGTGGAGCGGATGGATGCGAAAGCCCCCGGTTGCTTCTTCGCACTTACAGCGGACCACTGGGGGCGTGCGTTCCCCGGACCCCGCCCCACCATGATGGAGCAGGCCTTGGTTCCACTGGTCCTCTGGCAGAAAGGACGGACTTTCCCCGATCTCTCAGGCGTGGGAGGCAGCCACTATGATCTTGGAGCCACCGTCATCGAGCTGGTCGCCCCGCAGGGTGCATCCTATTACGCCATCGGGAGAAACCTCCTTGGGGCGAATCCTCCGGTCCACGCCCAGTCCCGGCTGTGGGACATCGGTCCGGATTCGATCGTCGCGATGGGAGGCGAGGGGCGGATGGAGACGCTGGATGGCAAGACCTTGGCCCAGCCTCCGGCGGATCTCCCGCAACAGCTCCGCCTCTACAATCTCGTCCACGGCCTGTCGTGGTGGAGGCTGATCGAAGGGAACGAATTCCCGAAGTAG
- a CDS encoding prolyl oligopeptidase family serine peptidase: MSRSRSITSLLVALAVFLLPTAGSAQAPSTVSAPGTTDQWRGHTRHKFEVSGHKAWVVEPANPLPGRPWTWCTEFPDAFTDRTGVPQLLEKGIHHAHISDFNRLGCEEQLRLMDEFHKVMVSKGFAAKVGLIGISRGGFMAYRWAQRNPDKVVFIYGDAPVCDLKSWPGGFGKGKGSPKDWQHAKNLYGWKSDEEAKAFQENALDEKPLARLAAAKVPLLHVVGDADDVVPVAENTAILAKRYRELGGDITVLHHAAGHHPHGLDDPAPVVRFMLGHLSPTNPDR; encoded by the coding sequence ATGAGCCGTTCCCGATCCATCACCTCCCTGCTCGTCGCCCTCGCGGTGTTCCTTCTCCCAACTGCAGGAAGCGCGCAGGCACCATCCACCGTCTCCGCCCCCGGGACCACGGACCAATGGCGCGGCCATACCCGGCACAAATTCGAAGTGTCCGGCCACAAGGCATGGGTGGTGGAACCGGCCAATCCCCTGCCGGGCAGGCCGTGGACCTGGTGCACGGAGTTTCCGGATGCCTTCACGGACCGGACCGGTGTTCCGCAGTTGCTGGAAAAGGGCATCCATCACGCGCACATCAGTGATTTCAACCGGTTGGGCTGCGAGGAGCAGCTCCGGCTGATGGACGAGTTCCACAAGGTAATGGTCTCAAAAGGGTTCGCCGCGAAGGTGGGGCTCATCGGCATTTCCCGTGGCGGTTTCATGGCCTACCGCTGGGCACAGCGGAACCCGGACAAGGTCGTCTTCATCTACGGGGATGCACCGGTCTGTGACCTGAAAAGCTGGCCGGGCGGATTTGGCAAGGGCAAGGGAAGCCCGAAGGACTGGCAGCACGCGAAGAATCTCTACGGCTGGAAAAGCGATGAGGAGGCGAAGGCATTCCAGGAAAACGCCCTCGATGAAAAACCACTCGCACGCCTCGCGGCGGCAAAGGTTCCGCTCCTCCATGTGGTGGGGGATGCGGATGATGTGGTGCCGGTGGCGGAAAACACCGCCATCCTGGCAAAGCGCTACCGGGAGCTGGGCGGCGACATCACCGTCCTCCATCACGCCGCGGGCCACCACCCCCACGGATTGGACGACCCCGCTCCGGTGGTGCGTTTCATGCTGGGGCATCTTTCCCCGACGAATCCGGACCGTTGA
- the trxA gene encoding thioredoxin, giving the protein MKWSVPSASVLALVMMTLPSCEKVKEIADKVAPQKQTEAKATPPEATENQTPPMLGKLKEKMETYRGAAVTSPAVSNLGENDYESFITTRGKLVVVDYHADWCGPCKMLSPVLERLAAESGGKVIIGKIDVDANPTLAEKAGIRSIPDVRVFRDGKQVDRFIGVLKEGDIRKMFAKHSAGLETKAPAVADGGATSPAATGPASAAGTSPTFQRMDKNWMPPGIQKR; this is encoded by the coding sequence ATGAAGTGGTCCGTTCCATCCGCCTCCGTGTTGGCCCTGGTGATGATGACACTGCCTTCCTGTGAAAAGGTGAAGGAGATCGCGGACAAGGTCGCTCCCCAGAAACAAACGGAAGCGAAGGCCACTCCTCCTGAAGCCACCGAGAACCAGACGCCGCCGATGCTGGGGAAGCTGAAGGAAAAAATGGAGACGTACCGCGGTGCTGCCGTCACATCCCCTGCGGTGAGTAACCTGGGGGAGAATGATTACGAATCGTTCATCACCACACGTGGCAAGCTGGTGGTGGTGGACTACCATGCGGATTGGTGCGGTCCCTGCAAGATGCTGTCACCGGTGCTGGAGCGGCTGGCCGCTGAGTCCGGGGGGAAGGTGATCATCGGAAAGATCGATGTGGATGCGAACCCCACGCTCGCGGAAAAGGCGGGGATACGCAGCATCCCGGATGTGCGGGTTTTCCGGGATGGCAAGCAGGTGGATCGTTTCATCGGCGTGCTGAAGGAAGGCGACATCCGGAAGATGTTCGCGAAGCATTCCGCCGGATTGGAAACCAAGGCCCCGGCCGTGGCTGATGGCGGAGCGACCTCGCCCGCTGCCACCGGACCGGCGTCCGCGGCAGGGACATCCCCCACCTTCCAGCGCATGGACAAGAACTGGATGCCCCCGGGAATCCAGAAACGCTGA